CTCCAGTGGAAGGCTCCCCTGGAATATGCCATCCAGTTGAGTGAACGACTCCTCCGGCAGGGGCGGTTGCCCGGTAGCGTCGATCACGCCAACAGGACGACAAGGTTGGCGTGAACCGCACTATCGCAACTCGCAACAGGAGTGGACATGGCACTGATTCAGGGCGCTACGGAGACGTGGACGAAGTCCTCCTATTCCGCGGGCAACGGCGCCTGCGTCGAGGTCAAGTCGCCCGCCGACGCCGAACTCGCCGTCCGTGACTCCAAGGTCGCCGAGGGGCCGGTCCTGGCCTTCCCCGCCGACGCGTGGAACGCCTTCGTGGCCTCGGTCAAGGCCTAGGAGGTCCTCGCTGACCTTCGTCCGTAGAGACCTCCCGACGAACACAACTTCACACGCACCACCAGAAGAGCCCTCTCGACCAGTCGCCGTCCTTGCCGAGGGGGCTCGGCCGTTCCCCGCGGCGCCCCGGAGCCGGCCGGCTAGGCCAGCTGGGCCTCGATGGCCGTCACGATCGCCTCCGACTCCGGCTCGGTCTGCGGGGAGAAGCGGGCGACGACCGTGCCGTCCCGGCCGATGAGGAACTTCTCGAAGTTCCAGCGGATGTCGCCGCTGTGGCCCTCGGCGTCGGGGAACTCCACCAGGCGCTGGTACAGCGGGTGCCGGCCCGCGCCGTTCACCTCCACCTTCTCGGTGAGCGGGAAGGTCACGCCGTACGTCGCCGAGCAGAACTCCGCGATCTCCTCCGCGGTGCCGGGCTCCTGCCCGAGGAACTGGTTGCAGGGCACGCCCAGCACGGTGAAACCACGGTCGGCGTACCGCTCCTGAAGTTTCTCCAGGCCCGTGTACTGGGGGGTGAGGCCGCACTTGGAGGCGACGTTGACGACGAGGACCGCCTTCCCGGCGTACTGCTCCAGGTTGGCGGATCCACCGGTGAGGGCACCGATCTCGACATTCAGCACGTTGGTCATGGGGTGAGCCTAGACGCCCGCGCGTCCCCGCCCCCGGCCCGCACCCGCCCCGGTGCCTCCGCCAGCACGTCCCCCGCCGCCGTCCTCGCGTACAGCACCGACCGCCCCGCCCTCCGCCGCTCCACCAGCCCCGCCTCCCGCAGCACCCTCAGATGGCGCCCCACCGACCCCAGCCCCTGCCCCGTCACCGCCGTCAGCTGGGTCGTGCTCATGGGGGAGGCGAGCAGCACCAGGACGTGGGCGCGGGCTTGGCCGAGGAGCGCGCCGAGGGCGGAGGGGGCGGTCCGGACACCGGCGTCGGCGAGGGCGCCCGCGCAGGGGTAGACCGCCGCGTACCGCACCCCGTCGTCCCAGGCGACCCAGCCCGCCCGTTGCACGGTCACCGGTACGAAGAGCAACTCGGCGCCGGAGATCTCCCGGGGCGGGTACTCATGCAGGTTGATCTGGAGCCGGTTCTCGCCGAGCCAGCGGGTGCGTCCGGGGCGGATCGCGTCGAGGACGCTCACCCACCCGCCCCGGCTCACCTGCGCGGTCCGTGCGACCACGTCCGCCTCCAGCACCCGCCGGCGCCGCTCCCAGGACGGCCGTACCGCCTCCTCCCACACCCACTCCAGCAGGACGGCCGCCCGCTCGGGCAGGTCGTCCCGGTCCAGCTCGGCGGGGAGCGGTCCGGCGAGCGCGGTGCGCAGATGGGCGCGGGCCGCGTCCGGCGCCGTCGAGCGGATCCGGGCGACCTCGTCCGCGAACGTCTCGTCGTCGCGCGGCGCCGGGGTGAGGAAGTCGGCGATCCAGTTCCGGCCGATCCCGGCCCGTACCAGCCGGGCCGTCACCGGGTCCGCAGCCAGCCGGGCGCGGTAGGCGGGCAGATGGGTGCGCAGCCACTCCTGCTCGCCGGGGTGCGCGGCGTCCCGCGCGTACAGCAGCTTCAGGCAGGCGAACGCCTCGGAGAGCGGCGAGACGACGAACCGGCTGCGGGCGAGCGTGTCGGCGTCGAGCTGCCACAGGCCCATTCCGGCACCCCCTCCCGGCCGTACGGCCTTTCGCGCTGCCGCGAAACAATAACCGGGCCCGGCGGCCCCGGCCGAGACTCCCCGGCATGACCGGCTACCGATCCCTGTTCCGCACACCGGAGTTCACCCCGCTCTTCCTCGGCGCGGCCGCGCAGACCGCCGCGCAGACCGTCGGCGGGCTGGCCCTGGGCACGCTCGTGTACCGGGCGACCGGCTCGCCGCTGCTGTCGGCGGTGAGCATGTTCGGCCCCTCCCTCGCCCAGGTGCTGGGCGCGACCGTCCTGCTCTCGGGCGCCGACCGGCTGCCCCCGCGTACGGCGCTGTCCGCGATCGCGCTGACCTTCGCGGCCGGTACGGCGGTGCAGGCGCTGCCCGGCCTGCCGGTCGGCGCGGTCTTCGGCGTCCTGCTGGTCCTCGGGCTCGTGGCCTCCCTCGGCGGCGGGGTCCGCTGGGGCCTGCTGAACGAGATCCTCGCCGGGGGCGGCTATCTGCCGGGGCGTTCGCTGTTCAACATGATGAGCGGGCTGATGCAGATCGCCGGGTCCGCCACCGGCGGCGCGCTGCTCGGCGTGCTCTCCCCGCGCGTCTGCCTGCTGCTGTCGGCAGTGCTGTATCTGCTGGCCGCCCTGACGCTGCGGTTCGGCCTGTCCGCCCGGCCCCCGAGGACGGCGGGCCGTACGTCCCCCGCGGCGACCTGGCGCACCAACGCCCTGCTGTGGTCCTCCCGCCCGCGCCGCCTCACCTACCTGGGCCTGTGGCTGCCCAACGGCCTGGTCGTCGGCTGCGAGTCGCTGTACGTGCCGTACGCTCCGCACGCGGCCGGCACCCTGTTCGCCTGCGGGGCGTTCGGCATGTTCGCCGGGGACGTGACGGTGGGCCGGCTGCTGCCGCGCGCGGTACGGCGCCGGCTGGCCACCCCGCTGCTGCTTCTGCTGGCGACGCCGTACCTGGCGTTCGGCGCGCACCCGCCGCTGCCGGTGGCGGCGGTGTGCGTGACGGTCGCCTCGGCGGGCTTCGGCGCGAGCCTGGTCCAGCAGGAGCGCCTGATGGACCTGACCCCGGACGAACTGGCCGGGCAGGCGCTGGGGCTGCACTCGTCCGGCATGCTGACCATGCAGGGCGTGAGCGCCGCGCTGGCCGGCACGGTGGCCCAGCTCACCTCGCCCGCCGCCGGGATGACCGTGATGGCGGCGGGCTCGGTCTGCGTGACCCTGTCGCTGGCTATCGCGGGCCGGCGCTCTCCTGCACCGGAAGCGGCGGCTGGGGCTGCGCCTGCTCGGCCGGGGCCGGAACCGGCTGAGCCGCGTCCGGAGCCGGGGCCGGAGTCGGCTGGGCCGCGTCCGGGGCCGGGGCCGGGGCCGGAGTCGGCTGGGCCGGCTGGGCCGGCTGGGCCGGCTGAGTCGGCCGGGGCGCGCTGAGGCCGGCGTCGATCTTCTGCACGGCACGGTCGAAGTAGCGCAGCAGCTCGACGGGGAAGGGCATCACGAGGGTCGAGTTCTTCTCGGCGGCGACCTCGACGACGGTCTGCAGGAGCCTGAGCTGCATGGCCTCGGGGGTGTCGGCCATGATCCTGGAGGCGTTGGCGAGCTGCTGCGCGGCCTGGAACTCGCCGTCGGCGGTGATGACCCGGGCCCGGCGCTCCCGCTCGGCCTCGGCCTGCCGGGACATGGACCGCTTCAGCGACTCGGGCAGCTGGACGTCCTTGATCTCGACCCGGTCGATGTGGATGCCCCATCCGGCGGCCGGGCTGTCGATCATCAGCGCCAGCCCTTCGTGCAACCGCTCCCGGTCGCTGAGCAGGTCGTCCAGATCGCTCTTGCCGATGATCGACCGCAGCGAGGACTGGGCGACCTGCCCGACGGCGAAGACGTAGTCCTGGACCTCGATGGCCGCGCGCACCGGATCGGTCACCCGGAAGTAGACCACCGCGTCGACCTTGACCGAGACGTTGTCCCTGGTGATGCCCTCCTGGGTGGGCACCGGCATGGTCACGACCTGCACGTTCACCTTGCGCATGCGGTCGGCGAAGGGGATCAGGAAGGTGATGCCCGGCTGCCGGTACTCCGGCAGGGCCTTGCCCCACCGGAACACGACACCGCGCTCCACCTGGTTGACCACGCGCATACCGCTCTTCAGCACGAGCAGCGCCAACAGCGCCAGCACGACGACCGCCACCACGGTGCCTTCCATGGCACTCCATTCCTCGCAACGGCACGGACACGGGGAAGGACACCGGAGGGGACCGAACGGATGCGGCTCCGAGCGTCATGGTTGCGTCAAAAACCGACCGGGTCGTCAGCTGTCGCGGGCGGTGGCACTGTGGAAGGCGTGAAGGCCGGACACGGCTTGGCTGATGTACGGCAGCTGCGGCAGTCCAGCCACGCGCTGCTGCTGATCCCGATCGTGCTCATCGTGGTCATCACGGCGGTGGACCAACTGGTCCCGGCGGACATCCATCTCGGCCCGCTCCTGGTGATCGCCCCCGCGATCACCGCCTCCTTCGCCGGTCCCCGGCTCACCACGCTGATCGGCGTCCTGACAGTGGCGGCGCAGGCGTACATCGGCTGGCACTTCGGCGTGCTGTTCTCGCGCAACGTGCTGGTCCAGATCCTCGCCCTCGCGGTGCTGTCCGCCCTCGTCGTGTTCTTCTGCCTGGTCCGCGAGCGGCACAGGCGCGAGCTGGCCCAGGTCCGCTCGGTCGCCGAGGCCGCGCAGCACGGGCTGCTGTGGCCGCTGCCGGAGCGGATGGGCACCCTGCGGATCGCCTGCCTGTACCTGGCCGCCGAGGACGAGGCGCAGATCGGCGGCGACCTGTACGCCGCCACCCGCGTCCCCGGGGGCGTGCGCATCATGATCGGGGACGTACGGGGCAAGGGCCTGTCCGCCATCGGGGAGTCCGCCCTGCTGCTCGGGGCCTTCCGGGAAGCGGCCCACCGGCACGCCACGCTCCCCGATCTGGCCGCCACTCTGGAGCAGAGCGTGATCCGCTACCTGGCCGACTTCGAGCCGCCCGCCGAGGCCGGCGAACGCTTCGCCACCACCCTGCTGCTGGAGATCCCCGACGACGACAACACCGTCCGCATGATCAGCTGCGGCCATCCGCCCCCGCTGCTGCTCAGCCCCGGCAGCG
This genomic interval from Streptomyces sp. NBC_00557 contains the following:
- a CDS encoding DUF397 domain-containing protein, with the protein product MALIQGATETWTKSSYSAGNGACVEVKSPADAELAVRDSKVAEGPVLAFPADAWNAFVASVKA
- a CDS encoding glutathione peroxidase, with the translated sequence MTNVLNVEIGALTGGSANLEQYAGKAVLVVNVASKCGLTPQYTGLEKLQERYADRGFTVLGVPCNQFLGQEPGTAEEIAEFCSATYGVTFPLTEKVEVNGAGRHPLYQRLVEFPDAEGHSGDIRWNFEKFLIGRDGTVVARFSPQTEPESEAIVTAIEAQLA
- a CDS encoding ArsR/SmtB family transcription factor, with translation MGLWQLDADTLARSRFVVSPLSEAFACLKLLYARDAAHPGEQEWLRTHLPAYRARLAADPVTARLVRAGIGRNWIADFLTPAPRDDETFADEVARIRSTAPDAARAHLRTALAGPLPAELDRDDLPERAAVLLEWVWEEAVRPSWERRRRVLEADVVARTAQVSRGGWVSVLDAIRPGRTRWLGENRLQINLHEYPPREISGAELLFVPVTVQRAGWVAWDDGVRYAAVYPCAGALADAGVRTAPSALGALLGQARAHVLVLLASPMSTTQLTAVTGQGLGSVGRHLRVLREAGLVERRRAGRSVLYARTAAGDVLAEAPGRVRAGGGDARASRLTP
- a CDS encoding MFS transporter produces the protein MTGYRSLFRTPEFTPLFLGAAAQTAAQTVGGLALGTLVYRATGSPLLSAVSMFGPSLAQVLGATVLLSGADRLPPRTALSAIALTFAAGTAVQALPGLPVGAVFGVLLVLGLVASLGGGVRWGLLNEILAGGGYLPGRSLFNMMSGLMQIAGSATGGALLGVLSPRVCLLLSAVLYLLAALTLRFGLSARPPRTAGRTSPAATWRTNALLWSSRPRRLTYLGLWLPNGLVVGCESLYVPYAPHAAGTLFACGAFGMFAGDVTVGRLLPRAVRRRLATPLLLLLATPYLAFGAHPPLPVAAVCVTVASAGFGASLVQQERLMDLTPDELAGQALGLHSSGMLTMQGVSAALAGTVAQLTSPAAGMTVMAAGSVCVTLSLAIAGRRSPAPEAAAGAAPARPGPEPAEPRPEPGPESAGPRPGPGPGPESAGPAGPAGPAESAGAR
- a CDS encoding PP2C family protein-serine/threonine phosphatase encodes the protein MKAGHGLADVRQLRQSSHALLLIPIVLIVVITAVDQLVPADIHLGPLLVIAPAITASFAGPRLTTLIGVLTVAAQAYIGWHFGVLFSRNVLVQILALAVLSALVVFFCLVRERHRRELAQVRSVAEAAQHGLLWPLPERMGTLRIACLYLAAEDEAQIGGDLYAATRVPGGVRIMIGDVRGKGLSAIGESALLLGAFREAAHRHATLPDLAATLEQSVIRYLADFEPPAEAGERFATTLLLEIPDDDNTVRMISCGHPPPLLLSPGSGLTVPGLTPAPPLGITEKGPEAYTIDVTPFEPGDTLLLYTDGVIEARDPEGGFYPFEARAAHWDSAGPESLLHHIRRDLLAHTRGRLDDDAALVALHREPDSHRRHRHGRVVHAGGFGHAS